The following coding sequences lie in one Trichoderma breve strain T069 chromosome 1, whole genome shotgun sequence genomic window:
- a CDS encoding fungal specific transcription factor domain-containing protein, whose protein sequence is MSSNASPGAHKHPRILACVLCQHRKIKCDRNSPCSNCIKANVTCTPSTPAPARKRRRPNQDLQERLARCEELLKQYASGSVPIPGPAPAPSAPPAQRPLPPLPATPSNSNLPTSEAVVATPASVDSTQSRNPGSLMVKEDGNVRFMDSYIWASVYDELQKMRDIVETDDPEESSLLGSDELTPDNNADLVLSADVFNTNVEDLQPDPIHVFRLWQLYCDRVNPLFKILHIPSLQPLIIEAASNMAAVPLHNQALLFSVFAMATVSMSAAECIQTIGMSRDVAIQKFNTGTKASLIKYSFLKNYNMTTLQAVVLYLLSLEGRYDRHAQWVISGVIMRIAQKMGYHRDGSQLNLIPFETEMRRRIWWQIMMLDAKCAMMSGLSQSWSNLGWDTKKPLNLNDADLFPGSTEPVVERDGPTEMAFSIVISEIFRFKLETDGSNESRAFEAAMMGQTLDDGPESENNTKAIFEKFRKKAEALEERLLEIEKNMIDIRAGNVHVAALAIRPMLTRRLKEMLVPIQEQPEWGTEIFGPKDNFFKVLLMMMEHKTEAHEQMVAAGFQWFMRFHFQLDAFAVFTGLLHDRPVGSLSDRAWEVMRRIYGDHHEFSDMTIKPHVAQAQFVLKAWRARELAYGQNGQRIETPSFINRLRELVPSSDSRSSGQGSVTSPATTVTPQQQPLGGFNQFLGGYLDVSTVNWEMFGEFLPSSGEQLSASMFDGYTMGNLNMGNMG, encoded by the exons ATGTCGTCAAACGCTTCACCCGGAGCTCACAAGCATCCCAGGATACTGGCTTGTGTCCTATGCCAGCATCGCAAAATCAAATGCGATAGGAATTCACCATGCTCCAACTGCATCAAG GCCAATGTCACCTGCACGCCTAGCACGCCGGCGCCAGCCCGCAAACGCCGGCGCCCGAATCAAGATCTCCAGGAACGCCTTGCTCGATGCGAGGAACTGCTCAAGCAGTATGCAAGCGGATCTGTGCCGATTCCTGGCCCTGCTCCTGCGccttctgctcctcctgctcagcGCCCGCTGCCACCGCTGCCAGCCACACCGTCCAATTCAAACCTGCCAACCTCCGAAGCCGTCGTTGCCACGCCGGCCAGCGTCGATTCTACCCAGTCTCGGAATCCAGGCTCCCTCATGGTCAAGGAAGATGGCAACGTCCGATTCATGGATAGCTACATTTGGGCTAGTGTCTACGATGAG CTACAGAAAATGCGGGACATCGTAGAGACGGATGATCCAGAAGAATCTAGTCTCCTCGGCTCAGATGAGCTCACTCCAGACAATAACGCAGACCTCGTTCTTTCCGCCGACGTATTTAACACGAACGTTGAAGACCTGCAACCCGACCCGATCCATGTTTTCCGTCTTTGGCAGCTCTATTGTGATCGTGTCAACCCGCTTTTCAAAATCCTCCACATACCGAGCCTGCAGCCCCTGATCATAGAAGCAGCGAGTAACATGGCTGCTGTACCGCTACATAACCAAGCACTTCTTTTTTCCGTCTTCGCCATGGCAACTGTTTCCATGTCGGCTGCCGAGTGCATACAAACAATTGGCATGTCTCGCGATGTTGCCATCCAGAAGTTCAATACCGGCACCAAAGCGTCCTTAATCAAATATAGCTTTCTCAAAAATTATAACATGACCACATTGCAGGCCGTTGTTCTCTATCTA CTTTCTCTAGAAGGACGCTACGATAGACATGCTCAATGGGTCATCAGTGGAGTCATTATGCGGATAGCCCAGAAAATGGGCTACCATCGAGATGGCTCACAGCTCAACTTAATTCCTTTCGAAACGGAGATGCGCAGACGCATTTGGTGGCAGATTATGATGCTCGATGCCAAATGTGCCATGATGTCCGGTTTAAGCCAGTCATGGTCGAATCTTGGTTGGGACACCAAGAAGCCTCTGAATTTGAACGATGCGGATCTTTTCCCCGGCTCGACGGAGCCGGTCGTGGAGCGCGACGGCCCTACAGAAATGGCTTTCAGCATTGTCATTTCAGAAATATTCCGATTCAAATTGGAAACCGATGGATCCAACGAATCCCGTGCCTTTGAGGCTGCCATGATGGGCCAGACGCTCGATGATGGCCCGGAATCGGAAAATAACACAAAAGCCATTTTTGAGAAGTTTCGAAAAAAGGCAGAGGCACTGGAAGAGAGACTGCTGGAAATTGAAAAGAATATGATCGACATAAGGGCGGGCAATGTCCACGTCGCAGCGCTTGCTATTCGACCAATGCTCACTCGTAGGTTGAAGGAAATGCTCGTCCCAATACAAGAGCAACCAGAGTGGGGGACCGAGATTTTCGGCCCCAAGGATAATTTCTTCAAAGTccttttgatgatgatggagcaCAAGACAGAGGCACACGAGCAAATGGTCGCCGCTGGCTTTCAGTGGTTCATGCGTTTTCACTTTCAGCTTGATGCATTTGCAGTCTTTACAGGGTTGCTCCACGACCGCCCCGTGGGAAGTCTATCGGACCGCGCCTGGGAGGTAATGCGCAGAATTTATGGTGACCATCACGAATTCTCCGACATGACTATCAAACCCCATGTCGCCCAAGCCCAATTTGTGCTCAAAGCTTGGCGGGCGCGGGAGCTTGCCTATGGCCAGAATGGCCAGCGAATTGAGACCCCATCCTTTATCAATAGACTCAGGGAGTTGGTGCCATCGAGTGATTCCAGGTCATCCGGCCAGGGATCCGTGACATCTCCCGCGACAACGGTGAcacctcagcagcagccgctaGGAGGATTCAACCAATTCCTCGGAGGATATCTCGATGTCTCTACAGTTAACTGGGAAATGTTTGGAGAATTCCTGCCGAGTAGCGGAGAACAACTCTCAGCCTCCATGTTTGATGGATATACCATGGGCAATCTTAATATGGGCAATATGGGTTAG